From the Mya arenaria isolate MELC-2E11 chromosome 17, ASM2691426v1 genome, the window TGTTCATGTATTTGGTGTTTTTATTCCATGCTTAGtttattaaaagtttgaaaaaaatattaatatgagTTGTTTTCTCCATTCTAAACCTATTTTGTAcactacaaagattgttcatcAAAACTAGGCATACAGCCttgtatttaattatgatttaaatttagaccatttttcaacttttctaaccattatttttgaaatagccCTTATATTACCTTTGAGCAGTCTATCTTGTTCGCCTGTGAAGATTCAACAATTTGCAATAGTAAAATACACAATTCTCGTAATATGCACAAGTCTTACCGTCAAAGCGCAGCGATGCGGTGATGGAGCTGACGATCTGGCCAATCAGCCTGTTCAGGTTGGTGTACGTTGGCCTCTCAATGTCCAGGTTTCTCCTGCAGATGTCATAGATGGCCTCGTTGTCAACCATAAAGGCGCAGTCCGAGTGCTCCAGCGTGGTGTGGGTGGTCAGGATCGAGTTGTACGGCTCAACAACGGCAGTGGACACCTAAAATACAAATTGGATCCGATGATCGgttatacattatttaatacatgtacatctaatCCGTCATCGTCGATGTTTTTTTTCCCAATTCCCCCCTGAAAAAGTATAccataaaaatgcattgaagAGCATTGGccagcctttaaacatgaaTATGTCGATATGTTATTATTTCCCAAAACGACGTTATTTTTCctctaaaaaatgaaaaaaagcttCTGTAACAGACAGCACAAATTGCTATATACATGTCGGGGTTCGCTCTGCAGACGGACCATCTTCCTACGATCTAGAGCCAGCTCAATAGCGAGGCAAAATAAGTGCCGCTTTATACAAATCAAACCCCAGTTACATTTCTACAAAATTAACTCAATTAATTCTTTCTGCTGAAAACGATCATCTACCATCATCGAATTTCAACAAAGGTCTGTACACTATTCAAAAcagacaaacaatattttttaacctgTGGGGCTGGGTAAATGGCGAACTCCAGCTTGGACTTCTTTCCATAGTCGACAGACAGGCGCTCCATGAGGAGGGAGGCGAAGCCAGAGCCAGTACCGCCACCGAAACTGTGGAAGATCAGGAAACCCTGAAGTCCGGTGCACTGGTCAGCCTGTATGGAAAGAAAACAATAGTGTAAGTTGAAAATAATCATTCTATTGTACGCTTTCCGGTAGTTTATAGAAAATTATACctcaaataaaattgataattcactttttcaaacttcgaaaatatcaattttatatttttcagtttttcCGGCGCCTGTCTGGGTTCTAAATCAAACGTCTGCGCACACAGGGATGggacaatttcaacgacgtcatttccgaaatgacgttacgtgcgCACTAAGAAAgtgtaattataaaaaaatgagttttttggcacaaaaaataataatttcgaacgtaaatattacacctgcagtgcgttcagtaaggcGAGCGTTAACAAAACGCTAGCAAaccttttgttttgtatccctgttgcaacgaagcgcatacactgcaagcggggaaccaGACAGCAAACGTAACtgctgcgatctgatcttttgtcagcagtcttatatatctctggtttccagacatttactgattctgacaaaaaaagttgtcaaaacggtcaatctgtgaaagtgcaagTTCAAAGATCATCTAGATTCATACCCACTCAaaagcttaaaaaaatattttaccagcTTCCTGATCCTGTCGAGGACGAGGTCGACGATCTCCTTGCCGATGGTGTAGTGGCCGCGGGCGTAGTTGTTGGCGGCGTCCTCTTTGCCGGTGATCAGCTGCTCGGGGTGGAACAGCTGACGGTAGGTTCCGGTCCTCACCTCAtctatgaataaatgaataatggaaaatattgatattgattcaggaaatattgatttttttgtacattaatgaattttaaatatattcacgAATCTCGAGTTTTTCTCAATTCTGTCTTTTTTGGCAGAGCAAAAATAAATGTCTAAGACGTTGGAGGTTCACGAACAAAgcatttttatacaatttaaatctTTCTTAACCCTTGGTcggaaaaaaaatctaaaatagaaAGATTGAAAAAGTTTGACCATTACTTACCAACGACTGTCGGCTCAAGATCCACAAAAACTGCACGGGGAACGTGCTTTCCGGCGCCTGTCTCGCTGAAGAAAGTGTTGAACGAGTCGTCACCGCCGCCGATGGTCTTGTCGGAGGGCATCTGGCCGTCGGGCTGGATGCCATGCTCCAGGCAGTACAACTCCCAGCAAGCATTTCCGATCTGGACTCCGGCTTGTCCGACGTGGATAGAGATACATTCACGCTAAAcagtaaaacgaaaacatatgaATCAAATCGTCACAATTaagatacaaaataattttaattcatcCACGCGTTGTAGTTCTCATTTTAAAaatcagagatttttttttttttttaacccaATCAAGTTTTTATTCGATTCGTTTACAACAGAAAtatgattaattttaattatcaatgaTCTCTTTGGTGATATTAATGGAATAAAAGAGAAATAAACTATAAATTTTACCATGTTTCTGTCTGTTTATGGTCGTGTACCGATATGATGATCAAACACAACTTCAAAATAATAACCGTTTTTTCCGGAACGCTGCAGCTTTTATACTCATGAATAAGTGGCGCGTGGTGACCTTGGATATCAACGAAAACGTCAtctaacatttattatttttattttataaaatatttattcaaattttaaaacacgATTTACTTGATCTTGGTTAAAGAACTTCGGGCAAAagtgttatttgaaatatcCCGCTTGTAAAATAAACTGTTCGTgatcggtaatttccgtaaaTTCCGGAGATATCCGGGAAAATGACGTCATCCCGACTGAAGCGACACCAAAATGTAcacagaaaatgaaaataatatttgacgTTTCATGAGTTTGGACTTATTCATTGAATGTAACAAGAGTATCCATTGCATATACGGTTTTGTTGATCAGATATAATGTATGTTATTTGTTCATTGCTTGCTGCTAACTTGTTGAATTATGCTATGAGTTTATTCGTCTGAACGATGCACAGAAAATTTAGTGGGTGGGgaaaatgaacacaaaacatcaaaatgaaGAATGAAGTGCAAGAACTGTCCTTTTCTACTCGGACTTAACCGCGCTTAATCACTTCAATACACAGCTATGCTCAACCATATTGAAGTTGTAAGATGTTCTTGTTTTGTAGTACCGTAGTCGAAATTATCTCCAGc encodes:
- the LOC128224544 gene encoding tubulin alpha chain, testis-specific; this encodes MRECISIHVGQAGVQIGNACWELYCLEHGIQPDGQMPSDKTIGGGDDSFNTFFSETGAGKHVPRAVFVDLEPTVVDEVRTGTYRQLFHPEQLITGKEDAANNYARGHYTIGKEIVDLVLDRIRKLADQCTGLQGFLIFHSFGGGTGSGFASLLMERLSVDYGKKSKLEFAIYPAPQVSTAVVEPYNSILTTHTTLEHSDCAFMVDNEAIYDICRRNLDIERPTYTNLNRLIGQIVSSITASLRFDGALNVDLTEFQTNLVPYPRIHFPLVTYAPVISAEKAYHEQLSVAEITNACFEPANQMVKCDPRHGKYMACCMLYRGDVVPKDVNAAIATIKTKRTIQFVDWCPTGFKVGINYQPPCVVPGGDLAKVQRAVCMLSNTTAIAEAWARLDHKFDLMYAKRAFVHWYVGEGMEEGEFSEAREDLAALEKDYEEVGVDSVEGEAEEEGGDEY